The Juglans regia cultivar Chandler chromosome 1, Walnut 2.0, whole genome shotgun sequence nucleotide sequence ttatttatacctTGGTCATGAGTGTCATAAATTGATTATTCTGACAtggaaaataatgaaacatGCATATGTGTTCTCATGAAAGTACTTTAAACAGTTAAACAGATCATGgcaaattgttgaaaaaaagaaaccatCTACAAATTACATGCAAAATTCTACAAAACAGTAACATAACTTCAAGTCTCTGATTTcactttaacaaaatataacttCATTGGTGTCCCCGATTTCAagcaacaaaatataatttcattatatataagattCTATTGCATATACCAATAGCATACTCCCTACTTCACAAGTATGACTTAACACTTACAACTCAAAATCTCAACCTCCCATCATTATACCAACCGAGTCATAACATAAACAAGTCCGTGcacaaaattagaaagagatgAAAGTATTTCAACATCTTCATCCTTGCACATGTCCATGATCTTCAGTCCCATCTAGAGCTTCATATGTGCCATCCCCAAGTTGGGTTTCACCAAAGTCCAACACTTCGGTAGTGTTTTGAAGAGGctaaaaatagatataaaagTGTATGGGTTAGAATCATATTGTGaacttcaaaacaataaaaaaaagttagaataaaAAAGTATGACAATAGAATCATGAACTACCTCAAAGACAACACTCTCTTGTGTCCCGACATTTGTTTGCCCAAATAAATTTCTGCACGTGTCAACCCTGTCGATATCTCTTCCATGTGGCTACAGatcaataaaaaatcaaatgaagtctaacaaacaaatattgaaaagataaaaatatcaaatattcaTAATGGAACACTGAGTTCACCTGTTTACGTTTTCCCTTTTGAGTAGCCTTCTTGGTTGTGGGCTTGACTCTCTCAATCATTGATTTTTTCCTGAGGCATGGCGGTCTCCCTTTACCTCTAACTACAAGTGGACTCAGGACTTTCTTTGAATTCTCAGCTGTAGGTGCATCGACAATTGTATCTGCAACATGTTCCAAGGGTCGTTGGGGCGACTTCTTCGTGCGATAGACGATGTTCATGGCATGTAACTTATCTATCATATCATTAGCATGCTCATCACATGACGCTGCATTTGTGGCAACGTCATAGCAgacctttaatatttttttttataagttcataagaaaaaaaagaatgtcaAAATCCCACCACGTAACAAACCACGACCAACAAAATCAACGTGAATGTCACAaagtgaaaagaagaaaatgacatACCTTCAATATGCGTGAATACCTGCTCACTTCTGGCCTTGCATCAACTGAGTCATAAGTACTTCGTATAAAAGTGTATGTTCTTTTaatgtccttcctccatcgatctaatATATACTTTTCTGGCACCTTTTTCACTTTGTTAACTCTCATAATGGCTAATGCATGTCTACACAATATCCCTCTCATTTCGAACAGTGCACATGAACACTTCACATCAACTTCAGCCTCATTAAAATACACCGTTTGGGTCACCTCCTTGATGAAATCATCAACACAAACTTCATCTTCTACATGGTACGTTGCAATTACACCATCCTTCCGGTGTAGAGTTGGAAGAACACCAACCATTCCTATTACTTCTTTTTGAACTTCTCTAAATTTAGAATTGGTGTATGTGGCTTGAAATATCTTCTCAAGTGGAGAAATAGAGACTGCAGGAATTGTGACATTGAATGAGTGAAAATCCGCcgcattttcattttcaatcttcttcctcaacGCATTATCGAATTGATCAACAAATTCTTTTAAGTTTGTTCTTGCATGAACATACCcgtcaaaaaatgcattcatgctctcacttcgttgggttgtactcattccagcccaaaaaacTTCTTTCAAGAATACCGGTGCCCAATAGGTACGCTCAGCATATAAACTCCCCAACCAAGCATTCTCCTGCAAGTTGTATGTTGTAATCATCActtcccaacatttctcaaactcctctaTTGTTTGAGAGTCATACACACACTTAAGCAACTGGCTTTTCAACCCATCTTTGTATGCACCATGTGAACCGAGTTTTTCAGGTACTTTCTTCAGTATGTGCCATAAGCAAAATCGGTGTCGGGTATTCGGAAAGACAAGcgcaattgcatttttcatggctCTATCTTGATCTGTGATAATAGCCTTTGGAGCTTCACCATCCATACAGTTCAACCAACTCTGAAACAACCATGTGAACGTTTCTGTATCCTCATTAGAAATCAATCCTGCCCCCAAAAGGATTGACtgtccatggtggtttacaccaacaaatggtgcaaacggCATCCCATACCTATTTGTCAAATAGGTAGTGTCAAACGTGACAACTTCACCAAAATATTTGTATGATGCCCTACTCCGTGCATCTGCCCAGAAGATATTTTTCAACCTCCCATTATCATCCATATCCAGTAATGAAAAGAATCCATTATTCTTGTATTGCATCCTAGCAAAATATTCATGGAGGGCTCCAGCACCACCTTTCCCAAGTCGAAGGTGGCGTGCCTTGTCAATGTAGTTACGACAGTCTTTTTCATTGAATGGCAAGTTCTCAAACCCACCTGCTTCTTGCACAAGAGCGGCGAAGCTCTTATTCATTCTGATACCAGCTTGATCATTTGTATCTAGCATTCTCTTAACAGACAAACTCACTTCTCTATTGCAGCGGAAGAACCTTGATTTTTGTGGACTTAGTCCGTGATTGTGGGTATTGTGCACAGTCAACAACTTCAACACCCCTTCAAAAAACGTAGCGTTTATCCTTGCATTACAGCCTATCTTTGATGTCGGACGTGGTCGAGCGACATTTGTGGTCCGATTCCGTGCCTTCCCACCACGAGCACAACCCAATGTGATATATCTGAGCCTCCCATCCTCAAACCTATGACTCCTTTGTGTCGATATCCCAAAACCGCATTGTTTCCCATAACTTTTATAGTAAGAAATTAACTCTTCTTTAGAGTTAAACACCATCCCCAATTTCGGTTCCTCAATGATATCGGCCCCCCCCTCAGTATGCACTGTAAATTCTGTCTCGGTCTCATTATCATCTTTGGAATCAGAGGGCGTGGACAAAGTTTCAACCTCCCTCGAGTCAGGTGTTGGCTCTTGAATTTCTTCCACATGGCTTGAGCTTGCAGTGTTTAAACCAATCGGAGAGGAGGTTGATGACTGAAATCCCAAAAAAAGATTGCATTCAGTT carries:
- the LOC108996244 gene encoding protein FAR1-RELATED SEQUENCE 5-like, whose protein sequence is MVFNSKEELISYYKSYGKQCGFGISTQRSHRFEDGRLRYITLGCARGGKARNRTTNVARPRPTSKIGCNARINATFFEGVLKLLTVHNTHNHGLSPQKSRFFRCNREVSLSVKRMLDTNDQAGIRMNKSFAALVQEAGGFENLPFNEKDCRNYIDKARHLRLGKGGAGALHEYFARMQYKNNGFFSLLDMDDNGRLKNIFWADARSRASYKYFGEVVTFDTTYLTNRYGMPFAPFVGVNHHGQSILLGAGLISNEDTETFTWLFQSWLNCMDGEAPKAIITDQDRAMKNAIALVFPNTRHRFCLWHILKKVPEKLGSHGAYKDGLKSQLLKCVYDSQTIEEFEKCWEVMITTYNLQENAWLGSLYAERTYWAPVFLKEVFWAGMSTTQRSESMNAFFDGYVHARTNLKEFVDQFDNALRKKIENENAADFHSFNVTIPAVSISPLEKIFQATYTNSKFREVQKEVIGMVGVLPTLHRKDGVIATYHVEDEVCVDDFIKEVTQTVYFNEAEVDVKCSCALFEMRGILCRHALAIMRVNKVKKVPEKYILDRWRKDIKRTYTFIRSTYDSVDARPEVSRYSRILKVCYDVATNAASCDEHANDMIDKLHAMNIVYRTKKSPQRPLEHVADTIVDAPTAENSKKVLSPLVVRGKGRPPCLRKKSMIERVKPTTKKATQKGKRKQPHGRDIDRVDTCRNLFGQTNVGTQESVVFEPLQNTTEVLDFGETQLGDGTYEALDGTEDHGHVQG